In one Lycium barbarum isolate Lr01 chromosome 7, ASM1917538v2, whole genome shotgun sequence genomic region, the following are encoded:
- the LOC132604573 gene encoding uncharacterized protein LOC132604573 encodes MSPFSGRRAPPSELTAEGIAASGLSSENLSLPILQSKMKCDPEGYESELLLVYEQFKSSMNLFEEQASRNFTSLSGVSTDTNVSKDLGDRSMFLAHVTPFYPKLLVNFPKELAKLLKSSAKTLPSGLRVCVTQALILLINRKIVDIGETLELFMELQTLGDRVLRKLAFSHIVHSIRRMNQKHKNDTKNRALQNILFALLQQEDEAKAKRSLITLCELHRRRVWFDDRTANAICSACFHSSSRIMIASLSFLLDYEKIEDDSDSDMAESEDEQTVNPQVVVNKEAIYKANNKGTSSSKKKKQAKLQRVVRSMKKQQRVQSENNNTSYYSPLNHLKDAQGFAEKLFSRLQTCNERFEIKMMMLKVIARTVGLHHLILLNFYPYLQRYVQPHQRDVTSLLAAAVQACHDMVPPDAVEPLFKQVVNQFVHDRSRPEAISVGINVVREICLRMPLLMTEDLLQDLVLYKKSNEKAVSAAARSLLTLFREICPSLLVKKDRGRPNNPKARPKAFGEVSVASSVPGIELLDQEDNDSDDIEEGSVGLSDHDDQSDEDADPGEEDINCENDGDNASNNESGDDLEIDDECDSDEEFSEDDDAGDSASEDDESDGEAEDVDGSKTQDNSSSASEDDVDEKESKGIKRKISDIDVNAASNSLRALKKLAGAKMEPNTLNTEEDGILSNEDFQRIKELKAKKDARNVLAQHGFKLPTSDQLSTKRVDAAKLEANIRKKLSKEERLAIIRAGREDRGRYQAKTALKKKKTGGSSNQQKEHKKLMPLAAKRSKVARSKIEKKKKNARAGKQFRGRKAWK; translated from the exons ATGTCTCCATTTTCCGGCCGCCGCGCGCCGCCGTCAGAACTCACCGCCGAAGGTATCGCCGCCTCAGGTTTATCATCGGAAAACCTAAGCTTACCAATTCTCCAATCAAAAATGAAATGCGATCCCGAAGGTTACGAATCGGAACTATTATTAGTATACGAACAATTCAAATCATCTATGAATCTATTCGAAGAACAAGCATCACGTAATTTCACTTCACTTAGTGGTGTATCAACTGATACGAATGTTTCTAAGGATTTAGGTGATCGATCGATGTTTTTAGCGCATGTTACGCCTTTTTACCCTAAATTACTTGTTAATTTCCCGAAAGAGTTGGCGAAATTGCTGAAATCTTCGGCAAAGACGTTGCCGTCTGGATTACGTGTTTGTGTTACTCAAGCTTTGATTTTGCTCATTAATCGAAAG ATTGTTGACATTGGGGAGACACTTGAATTGTTCATGGAGCTCCAGACTCTGGGGGATAGGGTTTTGAGAAAATTGGCTTTCTCACATATTGTCCATAGTATTAGACGTATGAATCAGAAGCACAAGAATGATACGAAGAATCGGGCACTTCAGAATATTTTGTTTGCCTTGCTACAG CAAGAGGATGAAGCAAAAGCAAAAAGATCACTCATCACACTTTGTGAGCTTCATCGAAGAAGGGTGTGGTTTGATGATAGAACAGCAAATGCTATATGCTCGGCATGCTTTCATTCATCATCGAG GATTATGATTGCCTCTTTATCCTTTCTTCTTGATTATGAGAAAATTGAAGATGACTCGGATAGTGATATGGCAGAAAGTGAAGATGAGCAGACAGTCAATCCTCAGGTTGTGGTAAATAAAGAGGCTATTTACAAG GCAAATAATAAGGGTACATCGTCCAGCAAAAAGAAAAAGCAAGCAAAGTTGCAGCGTGTCGTCCGCAGCATGAAGAAGCAGCAGCGCGTGCAATCCGAAAATAACAACACTAGTTATTATTCTCCATTGAACCACTTAAAGGATGCTCAG GGATTTGCTGAAAAGCTGTTCTCACGTCTTCAGACTTGCAATGAGAGGTTTGAG ATTAAGATGATGATGCTGAAAGTAATTGCCCGAACAGTGGGGCTTCATCACTTGATTTTGTTGAACTTCTATCCGTACCTTCAGAGATATGTTCAG CCCCATCAGCGTGATGTGACAAGTTTGCTTGCTGCAGCGGTTCAGGCATGCCATGATATG GTGCCTCCTGATGCAGTTGAACCATTATTTAAACAAGTAGTCAATCAGTTTGTGCATGACCGTTCAAGGCCTGAG GCTATATCTGTTGGAATCAATGTAGTCCGAGAAATATGTTTACGTATGCCTTTG TTGATGACAGAAGATTTGCTACAAGACCTTGTGCTATATAAAAAATCGAATGAGAAGGCAGTTTCAGCAGCGGCTCGATCACTTCTTACTTTGTTCAGAGAG ATTTGCCCTTCACTTCTAGTTAAGAAGGACAGAGGGCGTCCTAATAACCCAAAAGCAAGGCCTAAAGCATTTGGTGAGGTTAGTGTTGCCAGCAGCGTTCCGGGCATTGAGTTGCTGGATCAGGAGGATAATGACAGTGATGATATAGAGGAGGGGTCTGTTGGCTTGTCTGACCATGACGATCAAAGTGATGAAGATGCTGACCCTGGCGAAGAGGATATCAATTGTGAAAACGACGGAGATAATGCTTCCAACAATGAGTCTGGTGATGATCTTGAAATTGATGATGAATGCGATAGTGATGAAGAATTTTCAGAAGATGATGATGCAGGTGATAGTGCCTCTGAAGATGATGAGAGTGATGGTGAAGCAGAGGATGTTGATGGCAGTAAAACTCAGGATAATAGTAGCTCGGCTTCTGAAGATGATGTGGATGAAAAGGAGTCTAAAggaataaaaaggaaaatatcTGATATTGATGTAAATGCTGCCAGTAATAGCCTTCGTGCTTTAAAGAAATTAGCGGGGGCGAAAATGGAACCTAACACCTTGAATACAGAGGAGGATGGTATTCTATCTAATGAGGACTTCCAAAGAATCAAAGAACTCAAG GCCAAAAAGGATGCGAGGAATGTTTTAGCTCAACATGGATTTAAGCTTCCCACCTCAGACCAACTTAGTACTAAAAGAGTTGATGCTGCTAAACTTGAG GCTAACATACGAAAGAAGCTTAGCAAGGAAGAGAGACTGGCGATTATTCGGGCTGGCAGAGAGGATAGAGGGAGATACCAGGCTAAAACTGCTCTGAAAAAGAAAAAG ACGGGTGGTTCAAGCAATCAGCAAAAAGAGCACAAAAAACTCATGCCATTAGCAGCAAAGAGATCCAAAGTAGCAAGATCTAAGatagagaaaaagaagaagaatgcgCGCGCTGGCAAACAATTTCGAGGGAGAAAAGCTTGGAAGTAG
- the LOC132604574 gene encoding scarecrow-like protein 3, whose protein sequence is MIQDDGSSSVTSSSPLQIFPMMSSLSPSLGSSNQWLKELKSEERGLYLIHLLLACANHVASGSLENANIALDHISQLASPSGDTMQRIASYFTEALADRVLRSWPGLYKALRSTKLSVVSEDILVRKMFFEFFPFLKVAFVVTNQAIVEAMEGEKMVHIIDLNAAEPLQWRALLQDLSARPEGPPHLRITGVHQQKVVLEQMAHVLTEEAEKLDIPFQFNQVVCKLEHLDVEKLRVKTGEALAISSVMQMHTLLGHDNEKKSPLNFKHSKDIANGYSPGNDTASSSPLCSTGSAKMDSFLNALWGLSPKVMVVTEQDSNHNGTTLMERLSESLHFYAALFDCLESTLPRTSLERLKVEKMLLGEEIKNIIACEGIERKERHEKLEKWCQRFDTSGFRNVPLSYYAMLQAKRLLQSYSCEGYKIKEENGCVVICWQDRALFSVSSWRCRK, encoded by the coding sequence ATGATACAAGATGATGGTTCATCATCTGTAACTTCATCATCACCTCTTCAAATATTTCCCATGATGTCATCACTATCACCTAGCTTAGGTTCATCAAATCAGTGGCTTAAGGAGCTAAAATCAGAAGAAAGAGGGTTGTATTTAATACATCTTTTACTTGCTTGTGCTAATCATGTTGCTTCTGGTAGCCTTGAAAATGCTAATATAGCACTTGACCATATTTCCCAACTTGCATCTCCAAGTGGAGATACTATGCAAAGAATTGCTTCATATTTTACTGAGGCTTTAGCTGATAGGGTACTAAGGAGTTGGCCTGGTCTGTACAAGGCGTTGCGTTCGACTAAGTTATCGGTTGTCTCAGAAGATATTTTAGTGAGGAAGATGTTTTTCGAGTTCTTTCCATTCTTGAAAGTGGCGTTCGTGGTCACTAATCAAGCTATAGTTGAAGCTATGGAAGGTGAAAAGATGGTTCATATTATTGATCTTAATGCTGCTGAACCCTTGCAGTGGCGTGCGTTGCTTCAGGACTTGAGCGCTCGTCCTGAAGGACCGCCCCATTTGCGTATTACTGGGGTTCACCAGCAAAAAGTGGTGTTGGAGCAAATGGCTCATGTGCTTACTGAAGAAGCCGAAAAGCTTGATATCCCTTTTCAGTTCAATCAAGTAGTTTGTAAATTGGAACATCTTGATGTTGAGAAACTTCGCGTTAAAACGGGGGAGGCACTTGCGATTAGCTCAGTTATGCAGATGCACACTCTTCTTGGCCATGATAATGAAAAGAAGTCACCCTTGAATTTTAAGCATTCAAAAGATATCGCTAATGGTTATAGTCCAGGCAATGACACGGCTTCTTCGTCCCCTCTATGTTCAACTGGTTCTGCAAAGATGGATAGTTTCCTCAATGCTTTGTGGGGTTTGTCACCAAAGGTCATGGTGGTAACAGAACAAGATTCTAACCATAATGGAACAACTCTCATGGAGAGGCTATCGGAGTCTTTACATTTCTATGCTGCATTATTCGACTGTCTAGAATCCACACTACCAAGAACATCATTAGAGAGATTAAAGGTGGAAAAGATGCTACTAGGTGAGGAGATTAAGAACATTATAGCATGTGAAGGGATCGAACGAAAGGAGAGGCATGAAAAGCTCGAAAAGTGGTGTCAAAGATTCGATACATCCGGTTTTAGAAATGTGCCTTTGAGTTATTATGCTATGTTGCAAGCAAAAAGGTTGTTGCAGAGTTATAGTTGTGAAGGATACAAGATCAAAGAAGAGAACGGTTGCGTGGTGATATGCTGGCAAGATCGAGCCCTTTTCTCCGTTTCGTCTTGGAGATGCAGGAAGTGA